From Carassius gibelio isolate Cgi1373 ecotype wild population from Czech Republic chromosome B23, carGib1.2-hapl.c, whole genome shotgun sequence, the proteins below share one genomic window:
- the pm20d1.2 gene encoding N-fatty-acyl-amino acid synthase/hydrolase PM20D1.2 isoform X2, with product MTGQNAEWKLFKFLKVLLFSVIFLITVLFLVATVKTFTFDADAGLLLGKWENTTAISLHLSPQQRKNQLAHFKAAIQIPTVSFTETNVNTSALREFDALLRKVFPKVFSSSVVQHEMVGSYSHLLTVSGSEADLEPYMLLAHIDVVPADEADGWDAPPFSAQEINGFIYGRGTIDNKQSVMGILQALEYLLERGYTPRRSFYIGLGHDEEVNGLHGAVNIVKLLKSRGVKLQYVLDEGLAVLDGVISGLDGPAALIGISEKGQATVKLSVSSAPGHSSMPPRESSIGILASAVKRLEENPMPRLFGYGPERGMFEHLAHKFGLPLKFIMSNLWLFSPLLSRVLERKPDTNAFVRTTTAVTMFNSGVKVLELVESTVSDERVKVELVNGFDPLPISSYDEQAFGFQIIKKTVQSMFPQLTVAPGVCVGNTDSRHYKDITQDIYRFAPSWFKPGDPQRFHGVNERISIQNYEEIVQFYFQLIQNNDIRKLPPPHSSQHEL from the exons ATGACAGGCCAAAACGCTGAGTGGAAATTATTTAAGTTTCTCAAAGTGCTGCTGTTTAGTGTCATATTTTTGATTACAGTTTTGTTCCTTGTTGCCACAGTTAAGACGTTTACATTTGACGCGGACGCGGGGCTTCTGTTGGGAAAATGGGAAAATACAACAGCCATTTCTCTTCATTTAAGTCCACAACAGAGAAAGAACCAGCTGGCACATTTCAAAG CGGCCATCCAGATTCCCACTGTGTCATTCACTGAGACAAATGTGAACACGAGCGCGCTGCGTGAGTTTGACGCGCTGCTGAGGAAGG TCTTCCCGAAGGTCTTCTCATCCAGTGTGGTCCAGCATGAGATGGTGGGAAGCTACAGCCACCTGTTGACTGTATCGGGAAGCGAGGCTGATCTGGAGCCCTACATGCTGCTGGCACACATTGATGTAGTGCCGGCCGATGAGGCAGATGGGTGGGATGCTCCTCCTTTCTCTGCTCAAGAGATCAATGGCTTCATTTATGGACGAGGAACCATCGACAATAAACAGTCTGTGATG GGGATCCTTCAGGCGTTGGAATACCTGCTGGAACGAGGTTACACTCCTCGGAGAAGCTTCTACATTGGCTTGGGTCACGATGAGGAG GTGAATGGTTTACATGGGGCAGTCAATATCGTGAAGCTCCTGAAGAGTCGTGGGGTGAAGCTCCAGTATGTTTTAGATGAAGGCCTGGCAGTGCTGGATGGTGTCATAAGTGGCCTGGATGGACCTGCTGCCCT aaTAGGTATCAGTGAGAAAGGTCAGGCCACAGTGAAGCTGAGTGTCAGCAGCGCTCCAGGACATTCGTCCATGCCTCCCAGAGAAAGCAGCATCGGCATCTTGGCTTCAGCAGTCAAAAG ATTGGAGGAAAATCCAATGCCCAGGCTGTTTGGATATGGTCCTGAGCGTGGTATGTTTGAACACCTAGCCCATAAG tttGGTTTGCCTCTCAAATTCATCATGTCTAATCTGTGGCTCTTCTCTCCGCTACTCAGCAG GGTGTTGGAGAGAAAACCTGACACAAATGCTTTTGTAAGAACCACAACTGCCGTCACTATGTTTAACTCGGGTGTAAAG GTTCTGGAGTTAGTCGAGTCAACTGTGTCAGATGAGCGTGTGAAGGTAGAGCTAGTCAATGGATTCGACCCACTGCCCATCAGTTCCTATGATGAGCAGGCGTTTGGCTTTCAGATCATAAAGAAAACGGTGCAGAGCATGTTTCCTCAGCTTACGGTGGCTCCTG GTGTCTGTGTTGGCAACACTGACAGCCGTCACTACAAGGATATCACTCAAGATATATATCGCTTTGCTCCGTCATGGTTCAAACCAGGTGATCCTCAGAG ATTTCACGGTGTGAACGAGAGAATCTCCATTCAGAACTATGAAGAGATCGTGCAGTTCTACTTTCAGCTCATCCAGAATAATGACATCAGGAAGCTGCCGCCACCTCACAGTAGCCAGCATGAGCTGTAA
- the pm20d1.2 gene encoding N-fatty-acyl-amino acid synthase/hydrolase PM20D1.2 isoform X1, whose translation MTGQNAEWKLFKFLKVLLFSVIFLITVLFLVATVKTFTFDADAGLLLGKWENTTAISLHLSPQQRKNQLAHFKAAIQIPTVSFTETNVNTSALREFDALLRKVFPKVFSSSVVQHEMVGSYSHLLTVSGSEADLEPYMLLAHIDVVPADEADGWDAPPFSAQEINGFIYGRGTIDNKQSVMGILQALEYLLERGYTPRRSFYIGLGHDEEVNGLHGAVNIVKLLKSRGVKLQYVLDEGLAVLDGVISGLDGPAALIGISEKGQATVKLSVSSAPGHSSMPPRESSIGILASAVKRLEENPMPRLFGYGPERGMFEHLAHKFGLPLKFIMSNLWLFSPLLSRVLERKPDTNAFVRTTTAVTMFNSGVKINIIPSYAEALVNFRIHSSQTLQEVLELVESTVSDERVKVELVNGFDPLPISSYDEQAFGFQIIKKTVQSMFPQLTVAPGVCVGNTDSRHYKDITQDIYRFAPSWFKPGDPQRFHGVNERISIQNYEEIVQFYFQLIQNNDIRKLPPPHSSQHEL comes from the exons ATGACAGGCCAAAACGCTGAGTGGAAATTATTTAAGTTTCTCAAAGTGCTGCTGTTTAGTGTCATATTTTTGATTACAGTTTTGTTCCTTGTTGCCACAGTTAAGACGTTTACATTTGACGCGGACGCGGGGCTTCTGTTGGGAAAATGGGAAAATACAACAGCCATTTCTCTTCATTTAAGTCCACAACAGAGAAAGAACCAGCTGGCACATTTCAAAG CGGCCATCCAGATTCCCACTGTGTCATTCACTGAGACAAATGTGAACACGAGCGCGCTGCGTGAGTTTGACGCGCTGCTGAGGAAGG TCTTCCCGAAGGTCTTCTCATCCAGTGTGGTCCAGCATGAGATGGTGGGAAGCTACAGCCACCTGTTGACTGTATCGGGAAGCGAGGCTGATCTGGAGCCCTACATGCTGCTGGCACACATTGATGTAGTGCCGGCCGATGAGGCAGATGGGTGGGATGCTCCTCCTTTCTCTGCTCAAGAGATCAATGGCTTCATTTATGGACGAGGAACCATCGACAATAAACAGTCTGTGATG GGGATCCTTCAGGCGTTGGAATACCTGCTGGAACGAGGTTACACTCCTCGGAGAAGCTTCTACATTGGCTTGGGTCACGATGAGGAG GTGAATGGTTTACATGGGGCAGTCAATATCGTGAAGCTCCTGAAGAGTCGTGGGGTGAAGCTCCAGTATGTTTTAGATGAAGGCCTGGCAGTGCTGGATGGTGTCATAAGTGGCCTGGATGGACCTGCTGCCCT aaTAGGTATCAGTGAGAAAGGTCAGGCCACAGTGAAGCTGAGTGTCAGCAGCGCTCCAGGACATTCGTCCATGCCTCCCAGAGAAAGCAGCATCGGCATCTTGGCTTCAGCAGTCAAAAG ATTGGAGGAAAATCCAATGCCCAGGCTGTTTGGATATGGTCCTGAGCGTGGTATGTTTGAACACCTAGCCCATAAG tttGGTTTGCCTCTCAAATTCATCATGTCTAATCTGTGGCTCTTCTCTCCGCTACTCAGCAG GGTGTTGGAGAGAAAACCTGACACAAATGCTTTTGTAAGAACCACAACTGCCGTCACTATGTTTAACTCGGGTGTAAAG ATTAACATAATCCCGTCATATGCTGAAGCTTTGGTTAATTTCCGTATCCACTCATCCCAAACACTGCAGGAG GTTCTGGAGTTAGTCGAGTCAACTGTGTCAGATGAGCGTGTGAAGGTAGAGCTAGTCAATGGATTCGACCCACTGCCCATCAGTTCCTATGATGAGCAGGCGTTTGGCTTTCAGATCATAAAGAAAACGGTGCAGAGCATGTTTCCTCAGCTTACGGTGGCTCCTG GTGTCTGTGTTGGCAACACTGACAGCCGTCACTACAAGGATATCACTCAAGATATATATCGCTTTGCTCCGTCATGGTTCAAACCAGGTGATCCTCAGAG ATTTCACGGTGTGAACGAGAGAATCTCCATTCAGAACTATGAAGAGATCGTGCAGTTCTACTTTCAGCTCATCCAGAATAATGACATCAGGAAGCTGCCGCCACCTCACAGTAGCCAGCATGAGCTGTAA